From Enterococcus mundtii, the proteins below share one genomic window:
- a CDS encoding Rho termination factor N-terminal domain-containing protein, with protein sequence MAMTKIRTSITGTEYWDSEKKKTVVVPKGQEPNFEVTEEKGILSDGKTFLSVNGELIASSSEILDSDGNTVADFDEDEVTNDQSNEKTDELDNMTAKELRAYAKKHGIDIPGAIRAKGDILNIIREAE encoded by the coding sequence ATGGCAATGACTAAAATTAGAACATCAATTACAGGAACAGAATATTGGGATTCAGAAAAGAAAAAGACTGTTGTGGTTCCGAAAGGTCAAGAACCTAACTTTGAAGTAACGGAAGAAAAAGGAATATTAAGTGATGGCAAAACCTTTTTGTCTGTAAATGGTGAACTCATAGCTAGTAGCAGTGAAATTCTTGATAGTGATGGAAACACTGTCGCTGACTTTGACGAAGACGAAGTTACTAACGATCAGTCCAATGAAAAAACAGATGAACTGGATAACATGACTGCAAAAGAATTGCGTGCATATGCTAAGAAACATGGCATTGATATTCCAGGTGCTATCCGTGCAAAAGGAGACATCTTGAATATTATTCGTGAAGCAGAATGA
- a CDS encoding DUF1642 domain-containing protein — MNKRDLIGKWENKKGAPSYEISAFPVNPSLNEMYIAGYGVAKTEILEDLKQLDEPQKPVVPEFVAEWFEEHKDDLEFPIWELCADSYNAEDEQGMLDWIQCSENKPIETLIRMKDGYEVEKEPLYMVPLLTDKEGNKKILVERRGQYDIIWDYENEDDWHELLTEEQIKSVNPDYWKFAVLYEPSEEVA, encoded by the coding sequence ATGAATAAACGGGATTTGATTGGAAAATGGGAGAATAAGAAAGGTGCTCCTTCATATGAAATAAGCGCCTTTCCGGTTAATCCATCTTTAAATGAAATGTATATTGCAGGATATGGCGTTGCTAAAACAGAAATCCTAGAAGATTTAAAACAACTAGACGAACCGCAGAAGCCAGTGGTGCCGGAGTTTGTGGCGGAGTGGTTTGAAGAACATAAAGATGATTTAGAATTTCCTATTTGGGAATTGTGTGCAGATTCTTATAATGCTGAAGATGAACAAGGAATGCTTGATTGGATTCAGTGTTCTGAAAACAAACCAATCGAAACCCTCATCCGCATGAAAGACGGCTATGAGGTCGAAAAAGAGCCATTGTACATGGTTCCATTGCTAACAGACAAAGAAGGTAACAAAAAGATACTAGTCGAGCGTAGAGGACAGTACGACATCATTTGGGATTATGAGAATGAGGACGACTGGCATGAGTTGCTGACCGAGGAACAGATTAAGTCGGTGAATCCTGATTACTGGAAGTTTGCGGTGCTATATGAGCCTAGTGAGGAGGTGGCGTAA
- a CDS encoding methyltransferase domain-containing protein yields MPKILDACCGSRLFWFDKDCSFATYMDIREEEYEIYGKKINVKPDVVADFRDMPFEDNVYDLVVFDPPHLKWAGQNSIMKGQYGQLDKDKWPEDIKQGMSECMRVLKPNGTLIFKWNENQVKLKDVLKAIEPYSPLFGNRRSQTHWLVFMKEEQR; encoded by the coding sequence TTGCCTAAAATATTAGATGCATGTTGTGGTAGTCGTTTATTCTGGTTCGATAAAGATTGTAGTTTTGCAACGTATATGGATATAAGAGAAGAAGAGTACGAGATTTACGGAAAGAAAATAAATGTGAAACCAGATGTTGTAGCTGATTTTAGAGATATGCCTTTTGAAGATAATGTTTACGATTTAGTTGTATTTGATCCGCCTCATTTAAAGTGGGCTGGCCAGAATTCGATTATGAAAGGTCAATATGGACAGCTAGATAAAGATAAATGGCCAGAAGATATAAAACAGGGAATGTCTGAGTGCATGAGGGTTTTAAAACCAAATGGAACACTGATTTTCAAGTGGAATGAGAACCAGGTAAAACTCAAAGATGTTTTGAAAGCTATTGAACCATATAGCCCATTATTTGGAAACAGGAGGAGTCAAACACATTGGTTGGTTTTTATGAAGGAGGAACAGCGGTGA
- a CDS encoding YopX family protein codes for MIPKFRALNIKTGFWFDEQELVFCDGKWFQDWRSFEDDFPLDMRDCVVMQSTGLKDKNGVEIFEGDIVKKTNGSIGYVVYLQQEAGFVVVLKKSDYRLGHRNTGEPYKEATNHEVIGNVYENPELLEVK; via the coding sequence ATGATACCGAAGTTTCGAGCATTAAATATAAAGACAGGATTTTGGTTTGATGAACAAGAATTAGTTTTTTGTGATGGTAAATGGTTCCAGGATTGGCGTAGTTTTGAAGACGACTTTCCGTTGGATATGCGAGATTGTGTTGTTATGCAATCCACAGGACTGAAAGATAAGAACGGCGTGGAGATTTTCGAGGGGGATATTGTGAAAAAAACAAATGGATCAATTGGCTATGTTGTTTATCTGCAACAAGAAGCAGGCTTTGTAGTTGTACTGAAGAAAAGTGATTATAGATTGGGACATAGAAATACTGGTGAACCATATAAGGAAGCAACTAACCACGAAGTTATCGGAAATGTATACGAGAATCCAGAGTTATTGGAGGTAAAGTGA
- a CDS encoding phosphocarrier protein HPr domain protein, which produces MVGLTIFWCFIGGLLALLGFFLIGRNDKNGKDTTVLGTALLALGIMIVVGAELNIYVNGTQEDLVRFMFWTID; this is translated from the coding sequence ATGGTTGGATTAACAATATTCTGGTGTTTCATCGGTGGTTTACTAGCTTTATTGGGCTTTTTTCTAATTGGTCGTAATGACAAAAACGGAAAAGACACTACGGTCTTAGGTACAGCTCTGTTAGCGCTAGGCATAATGATTGTCGTTGGTGCAGAGTTAAACATTTATGTAAATGGTACGCAAGAAGATTTGGTAAGGTTTATGTTTTGGACGATAGATTAA
- the ssb gene encoding single-stranded DNA-binding protein, producing the protein MINNVVLVGRLTKDPDIRNTQQGTTIASFTLAVNRNFKDQNGKREADFINCVAWRKTAELIENHVSKGQQIGVVGRVQTRSYDNQQGQKVFVTEIVVNELQFLESKGNRNQNNNQSNTDFSDPFGETSIDISDDDLPFS; encoded by the coding sequence ATGATTAATAACGTTGTATTAGTGGGACGGTTAACTAAGGACCCAGACATAAGAAATACTCAACAAGGAACGACGATCGCTAGTTTTACACTAGCGGTCAACCGTAACTTTAAAGACCAAAATGGAAAGCGTGAAGCAGATTTTATTAATTGTGTTGCTTGGCGTAAGACAGCTGAACTAATCGAAAATCATGTTAGTAAGGGACAACAGATTGGTGTAGTAGGACGAGTACAAACACGGTCGTACGATAATCAGCAAGGGCAGAAAGTTTTCGTGACGGAAATTGTTGTAAATGAACTGCAATTTTTAGAATCGAAAGGAAATAGAAACCAGAATAATAATCAAAGCAATACTGATTTTTCAGATCCGTTCGGTGAAACATCGATTGATATCAGTGATGATGATTTGCCATTCAGCTAA
- a CDS encoding RusA family crossover junction endodeoxyribonuclease — MTIYSNEIKIVVPGQPVPQGRPRFARRGNFVSTYDPKPSADYKKRVKRYASRLKLDNLLTGELEVEVLIFKETLKSFNKAKRIDAEAKLLRPITKPDADNYAKGVLDALKGIVWKDDGQVVDLIARKYYSSEPRVEIYIRELTATQQQLF; from the coding sequence ATGACAATCTATTCAAACGAAATCAAGATAGTTGTACCTGGTCAGCCGGTTCCTCAAGGCAGACCTCGATTTGCTCGGAGAGGGAATTTTGTTTCAACATACGATCCAAAACCCAGTGCAGATTATAAAAAAAGAGTGAAGAGATACGCTTCGCGACTAAAGTTGGATAATTTATTGACTGGAGAGCTTGAAGTCGAAGTTTTGATCTTCAAAGAGACTTTGAAAAGCTTCAACAAAGCCAAACGAATTGATGCAGAAGCAAAACTTTTAAGACCAATTACAAAACCTGATGCAGATAATTACGCCAAAGGTGTACTTGATGCGTTGAAAGGAATTGTTTGGAAAGATGACGGACAAGTCGTTGATTTGATTGCTAGAAAATATTATTCCTCTGAACCAAGAGTTGAAATTTACATTAGAGAACTCACAGCTACACAACAACAATTATTTTAG
- a CDS encoding DnaB-like helicase C-terminal domain-containing protein: MINNFEMQFTASLLNDPKQINDISINPDWFINDSFKEIVIAIQSKNGEQELLSDILTTIKQLYPFNNITIDELIMLKDSEPTSSMADFYAIQIHKTFVRQELKRLTDSYSASEDERLLEQIADYQEELQSLNKKKMDGSIKGYEQFIEHLKAEKNNFIKTFKPLDTSLGGGFGPGELVVVGARPAVGKTAFAINLALQSITKNEGIATDIFTLEMTQEQMMYRFVSNKAKVNNMQIRNPKGLDRSKKRLAAKAYQEISEMNLRIYDQEYTQLNDIITAIKKRAVEGKYLAIIDYVGLVSVTDSRKDQRQIISEVTRRLKLLTNELKITIILLAQLSRETEKTGKVPTLADLKDSGSLEQDANIVMFLYRPDEENRQAIKVKIAKSRDGVIGEIPFKFIGQFMDFSPEVQYG, translated from the coding sequence ATGATTAATAATTTTGAAATGCAATTCACAGCTAGTTTGTTGAATGATCCAAAACAAATAAATGATATTTCAATCAACCCAGATTGGTTTATCAATGATTCTTTTAAAGAAATAGTTATTGCCATTCAAAGCAAAAACGGTGAACAAGAGCTTTTAAGTGATATTTTAACAACTATTAAACAGCTCTATCCATTTAACAATATCACGATTGATGAGTTGATTATGTTAAAAGATAGTGAACCAACGAGTTCAATGGCGGATTTTTACGCAATCCAAATTCATAAAACCTTTGTAAGACAAGAGCTTAAACGATTAACAGATAGCTATAGTGCTTCAGAAGATGAAAGGTTATTAGAACAGATAGCGGATTATCAAGAAGAACTACAAAGTTTGAATAAAAAGAAAATGGATGGATCCATTAAAGGTTATGAACAGTTTATTGAACATTTAAAAGCAGAAAAAAATAATTTTATCAAAACATTTAAACCTTTAGATACATCACTAGGTGGTGGCTTTGGACCAGGGGAATTGGTTGTTGTAGGTGCAAGACCAGCAGTAGGGAAAACTGCTTTTGCTATTAACTTAGCTTTACAGTCGATAACCAAAAACGAGGGAATAGCGACTGATATATTCACTTTGGAGATGACACAAGAACAAATGATGTATCGCTTCGTATCTAACAAAGCCAAAGTTAACAACATGCAAATTAGAAATCCAAAAGGGTTAGATCGTTCAAAAAAACGACTTGCAGCAAAAGCTTATCAAGAAATATCAGAAATGAATTTAAGGATATACGATCAGGAATACACTCAATTGAATGACATAATCACAGCTATTAAAAAGAGAGCAGTAGAAGGAAAATATCTTGCAATCATTGATTATGTAGGTTTGGTTTCTGTAACTGATTCTAGAAAAGACCAAAGACAAATTATCAGCGAAGTGACTAGACGATTGAAGCTATTAACAAATGAACTCAAGATAACGATTATTCTGTTAGCTCAGTTGAGTAGAGAGACAGAAAAAACAGGAAAAGTTCCTACTCTAGCAGATTTAAAAGATTCTGGATCATTGGAACAAGATGCAAATATCGTGATGTTCTTATATCGACCTGATGAAGAAAATAGGCAAGCAATCAAGGTCAAAATTGCAAAAAGTCGTGATGGAGTAATCGGAGAAATTCCATTCAAATTTATCGGTCAATTTATGGATTTCAGCCCAGAGGTGCAGTACGGATGA
- a CDS encoding conserved phage C-terminal domain-containing protein, with product MDKNILKQEDLLSKGYGIIPKLVMKDLKISAEAKAIYAYICSYCGAGDTAFPSVELICHDLGISEKRYQRHIKQLKENGYVIVTRNRIKSGFSNNIYTLPKTVAVQNVPVQSIPVQSLPVQNVPTNINSLNNNNLNSNKKDNMSSSEKIPFKKIIDHLNQVTGSRFSSKSSDTQKHIKARWNEGNTLEDFISVIDIKNSQWKDNDDMRKYLRPSTLFSAKNFENYKGEAIAEKRKANQKEQVNDIDLHELDKLFGDDT from the coding sequence ATGGATAAAAACATACTCAAGCAAGAGGATTTATTGTCAAAGGGTTACGGTATTATTCCAAAACTAGTGATGAAAGATTTGAAAATAAGTGCTGAAGCTAAAGCAATATATGCATATATCTGTTCTTATTGTGGAGCAGGTGATACTGCGTTTCCTTCTGTTGAATTAATTTGTCATGATTTGGGAATAAGCGAAAAAAGGTATCAGCGACATATAAAACAATTGAAAGAAAATGGGTATGTCATAGTTACACGCAATCGCATTAAAAGTGGTTTTAGCAATAATATCTATACTTTGCCTAAAACCGTAGCAGTACAAAATGTACCGGTACAAAGTATACCGGTACAAAGCTTACCGGTACAAAATGTACCTACTAATATTAACAGTCTTAATAATAACAATCTTAATAGTAACAAAAAAGATAATATGTCGAGTTCAGAAAAAATACCATTTAAAAAAATTATTGATCATTTAAATCAAGTAACCGGATCACGGTTTAGTTCTAAGAGTTCAGATACTCAAAAGCACATCAAAGCTAGATGGAATGAAGGAAATACGTTGGAAGATTTTATTTCTGTAATTGATATCAAAAATAGTCAATGGAAAGACAATGATGATATGAGGAAATATCTTCGTCCATCAACATTGTTCTCAGCTAAAAACTTTGAAAATTATAAAGGAGAGGCGATTGCAGAAAAGAGAAAAGCAAATCAAAAAGAACAAGTTAACGATATTGATTTACACGAGCTAGATAAATTATTTGGTGATGATACATGA
- a CDS encoding putative HNHc nuclease: MKVFGKLISVSGNKITLELEDKANIKRISTFSDGAVPTVEVDVKDARKITAAQRKFIFALCNDCDDWMGIERGYMRQWFRDHFEFYYGYDNFSLSNCSEEEATLFIDLILDFVFKHEVPLPKGIQINLIPKNQQHYFYLCLKYRICCISGQPNAEIAHYNAVGNRKRKKVDHRKLLLMSLSHKYHMEQHQIGIKEFMNKYHVAPIYLDTETVIELGLMTRKQVDEMDSMAHE, from the coding sequence GTGAAAGTTTTTGGGAAACTGATAAGTGTTTCTGGGAACAAGATAACTCTAGAATTGGAAGATAAAGCAAATATCAAACGAATTAGTACTTTTTCAGATGGGGCAGTTCCTACTGTGGAAGTCGATGTAAAAGATGCACGGAAAATTACAGCGGCACAAAGAAAATTTATCTTTGCCTTATGTAATGATTGTGACGACTGGATGGGAATAGAGCGAGGATATATGCGCCAATGGTTTAGAGATCACTTTGAATTTTATTACGGATACGACAATTTCAGTTTATCGAATTGTTCAGAGGAAGAAGCAACATTGTTTATTGACTTGATTTTGGACTTTGTCTTTAAGCATGAGGTTCCACTACCAAAAGGAATACAAATCAACTTGATACCTAAAAATCAACAACATTATTTCTATTTATGTTTGAAATATCGTATCTGTTGCATAAGTGGGCAACCAAACGCTGAAATTGCCCATTACAATGCTGTTGGTAACCGTAAGAGAAAAAAAGTGGATCATAGAAAACTGTTATTAATGTCTTTATCCCATAAATATCACATGGAGCAACATCAAATAGGAATCAAAGAATTCATGAACAAATACCATGTAGCACCTATTTATCTTGATACTGAGACAGTTATAGAACTTGGCTTAATGACTCGAAAACAAGTAGATGAAATGGACAGTATGGCTCATGAATAG
- a CDS encoding DUF1351 domain-containing protein codes for MKNEVALKNELNFSVDFKQSEITVANKEEFEKAIKAYANKYENLIIDPNNVADAKNVRVEINKVKKGLDEKRKEIKKSFNLPLSQFETWVKEQQKEIEKVLAPIDQGIKELEEIEQQKRRQVIEQLVKEMCETHNVDFEEIEIHNSWWEPSGSFTKSNKPTKKTIEAISFSLNQIAERKRQLENDIVIVSNYAQAVGLEPESWTVQVKNGGTPTQLIQMMDEAIREKNAKQEYEEAMSKLEKEELKVSESGTSFNPETGEVVSENLFEDEFPFDPDDPFPDIPAKENTILVKLSGPKHLLIQARQYILGLGIKMEDVGD; via the coding sequence ATGAAAAACGAAGTTGCTTTAAAAAATGAATTGAACTTCTCGGTTGATTTTAAACAATCTGAGATTACTGTTGCAAATAAAGAAGAGTTTGAAAAGGCGATTAAGGCTTATGCAAATAAATATGAAAATTTGATCATTGATCCCAATAATGTCGCTGATGCAAAAAATGTTCGTGTTGAAATCAACAAGGTAAAAAAAGGACTTGATGAGAAGCGAAAGGAAATTAAGAAAAGTTTCAATTTACCACTATCACAATTTGAAACATGGGTTAAGGAACAGCAAAAGGAAATCGAAAAAGTATTAGCCCCTATTGATCAAGGGATTAAAGAATTAGAAGAAATTGAACAACAAAAAAGAAGGCAAGTTATTGAACAACTGGTTAAAGAAATGTGTGAAACACATAATGTAGATTTTGAAGAAATCGAAATCCATAACTCGTGGTGGGAGCCTTCCGGATCGTTTACCAAAAGTAACAAGCCTACGAAAAAAACTATTGAAGCTATTTCTTTTAGTTTAAATCAAATTGCGGAAAGAAAAAGACAACTAGAAAACGATATTGTAATTGTTTCTAATTACGCACAAGCTGTTGGTTTGGAACCTGAATCATGGACAGTACAAGTCAAAAATGGGGGGACTCCTACTCAATTGATTCAGATGATGGATGAAGCCATTCGAGAAAAGAATGCTAAACAAGAGTATGAAGAAGCTATGTCAAAACTCGAAAAAGAAGAATTGAAAGTATCAGAAAGCGGAACTTCTTTCAACCCAGAAACTGGAGAGGTAGTATCAGAAAATCTTTTTGAAGATGAATTTCCTTTCGATCCTGATGATCCATTTCCTGATATTCCAGCAAAAGAAAATACTATTTTAGTTAAACTGTCTGGACCAAAACATTTATTGATCCAAGCAAGACAATATATTTTGGGCTTGGGTATAAAAATGGAAGACGTTGGTGATTAA
- a CDS encoding ERF family protein, which produces MSEKTFTEKVVTIQTELKAPKGQFNKFGNYKYRSLEDINEALKPLLAREQLQLTVSDELVLIGERYYVKATATISDSDGNYVEVHGYARESKDKKGMDDSQITGTASSYARKYAMNGLFLIDDTKDADTDEYAKQTKESASKKQSQPPKSKSILTDSQKQTAVSKMTEFAKQQNMKLEQAVNKLFPYLKLEPDLAKLTPDGFGILMNYLNKKMGGQ; this is translated from the coding sequence ATGAGCGAGAAAACTTTTACTGAAAAAGTAGTAACTATTCAGACAGAGCTTAAGGCACCAAAAGGGCAATTCAATAAATTTGGTAATTACAAATATCGATCACTAGAAGATATAAACGAAGCGCTAAAACCATTGCTAGCAAGAGAGCAATTACAGTTAACAGTTAGTGATGAATTAGTACTCATAGGTGAAAGATACTATGTAAAGGCAACCGCAACTATTTCAGATAGTGATGGTAATTATGTCGAAGTGCATGGCTATGCGAGGGAATCGAAGGACAAGAAAGGAATGGATGATTCTCAAATTACTGGAACAGCTTCATCTTATGCTCGGAAATATGCGATGAATGGTTTGTTCTTAATTGATGATACAAAAGATGCTGACACAGATGAATATGCTAAACAAACAAAAGAATCAGCAAGTAAAAAACAGTCTCAGCCTCCAAAAAGTAAAAGCATTTTAACGGATAGTCAAAAACAAACTGCTGTTTCAAAAATGACTGAGTTTGCTAAACAGCAAAATATGAAGTTAGAACAAGCAGTAAACAAATTATTCCCTTATCTGAAGTTAGAGCCTGATTTGGCTAAATTAACGCCAGATGGTTTCGGCATATTGATGAATTACCTTAACAAAAAAATGGGAGGGCAATAA
- a CDS encoding helix-turn-helix domain-containing protein — translation MTTFERIKELAKKRDLSIKELSSRVGFGPSTIYKWKTQEPKSEYLKKVADYLGVSTDYLLGRDDETNTNKISEIELEKALENAMTWNGEPLTDKDKEAVRIFLEGRKSK, via the coding sequence ATGACAACATTTGAGAGAATAAAAGAATTGGCAAAAAAAAGAGATTTATCTATTAAAGAGCTATCTAGTCGTGTTGGTTTTGGACCAAGTACTATTTACAAATGGAAAACTCAAGAGCCTAAATCTGAGTATTTAAAAAAAGTAGCTGATTATTTAGGTGTATCAACTGACTATCTTTTAGGTAGAGACGATGAAACCAACACTAACAAGATTTCTGAAATAGAATTAGAGAAAGCATTAGAAAATGCTATGACTTGGAACGGTGAACCTCTAACTGACAAAGATAAAGAAGCAGTAAGAATTTTTTTGGAGGGAAGAAAAAGTAAATAA
- a CDS encoding ImmA/IrrE family metallo-endopeptidase yields the protein MEYVKSALSENGIEIIITDIDNKGFYLPKYKTIFVNQNLSEMEQRKVVLHEARHALDHNELTALYQQAVFHSKMEYEANKFMIRKLLKEYVQNSFVHLSEFNYMTFMEIYGIDLYYEEYVKQLIVHYVTTGEYLRVVGRKINQ from the coding sequence TTGGAATATGTTAAATCAGCTTTAAGTGAAAATGGTATTGAAATTATTATTACAGACATTGATAATAAAGGTTTTTATTTACCAAAGTATAAAACAATTTTCGTAAATCAAAATTTATCAGAAATGGAACAAAGAAAAGTAGTGTTACATGAAGCTCGTCATGCTCTAGATCATAATGAGCTTACGGCTCTTTATCAGCAAGCTGTATTCCATTCGAAGATGGAGTATGAAGCAAATAAATTTATGATAAGAAAACTATTAAAAGAATACGTTCAAAATAGTTTTGTCCATCTTAGTGAATTTAATTACATGACGTTTATGGAAATATATGGGATTGACTTATATTATGAGGAATACGTTAAGCAGCTTATTGTGCATTATGTAACAACAGGCGAATATCTAAGAGTAGTTGGAAGGAAGATTAATCAATGA
- a CDS encoding site-specific integrase: MAKREIDKRIKSYLTKKNETKYMFYIYAGVDPMTGKKRKVKKMGFKTALEADRALRRIETQVKNEGADSVKVKQSKKFLEIYNLWFENYKKTVKESTWASTEEIFRLHILPVFGENFINKIDVFFCQKAVNEWSEQYPKTFKKYKNYTSNVFDYAVSIQETESNPMKIITVPKGEILRIEKKDVEFYTKDELLEFLNAAKREKDTIYIFFYLLAYTGLRKGEAFALTWSDINFRTNTLTVNKTITRGKNGRLIVNEPKTKNGVRTIYLDHELSNALKKYKKSSNKLTHIFDSTNLIFSNNGELYNPTITRFWLKQIYKKNENLKRISAHGFRHTHASLLFESGASLKDAQAILGHADIQTTANIYTHVTENKNKTTISNFSNYMKG; this comes from the coding sequence ATGGCGAAACGAGAAATCGATAAACGCATTAAAAGCTATTTGACAAAAAAGAATGAAACAAAATACATGTTCTACATTTACGCCGGTGTAGATCCAATGACTGGCAAGAAGAGAAAAGTGAAAAAAATGGGCTTTAAAACTGCTCTTGAAGCAGACCGAGCTTTAAGAAGGATTGAAACTCAAGTAAAAAATGAAGGTGCTGACTCAGTAAAAGTAAAGCAAAGTAAAAAATTCTTGGAAATATATAATTTATGGTTCGAAAATTATAAAAAAACTGTAAAAGAAAGTACTTGGGCATCTACCGAAGAAATTTTTAGGCTTCATATTCTACCCGTCTTTGGAGAAAACTTTATAAACAAAATAGACGTATTTTTTTGCCAGAAAGCTGTGAATGAATGGTCAGAACAATATCCAAAAACATTCAAAAAATATAAAAACTATACTTCCAATGTTTTTGACTATGCTGTTTCAATTCAGGAAACAGAAAGCAATCCTATGAAAATTATCACAGTACCAAAGGGTGAAATCCTAAGAATAGAAAAAAAGGATGTTGAATTTTACACTAAAGATGAGTTACTAGAATTCTTGAATGCTGCTAAGCGAGAAAAAGACACTATTTATATTTTTTTCTATTTGTTAGCTTATACTGGCTTACGCAAAGGCGAGGCGTTTGCTCTGACATGGTCGGATATTAATTTTAGGACAAATACCCTAACCGTCAATAAAACTATCACAAGGGGCAAAAATGGGCGTTTAATTGTAAATGAGCCAAAAACGAAAAATGGAGTTAGAACTATATATTTAGATCATGAATTATCAAATGCTCTAAAAAAATATAAAAAAAGCAGTAATAAACTTACTCATATTTTCGACAGTACAAATTTAATTTTTTCCAATAATGGAGAATTGTATAATCCAACAATTACACGGTTTTGGTTAAAACAAATTTATAAGAAAAACGAAAATCTGAAACGAATTTCCGCTCATGGATTTCGACATACACACGCAAGTTTACTTTTTGAATCTGGTGCTTCTCTAAAAGATGCTCAAGCAATATTAGGACATGCAGACATACAAACAACAGCGAATATCTACACGCACGTTACAGAAAATAAAAATAAGACCACTATTTCTAACTTTTCAAATTATATGAAAGGATGA
- a CDS encoding TetR/AcrR family transcriptional regulator: MRRKVYTKDQILKAAYEVVAKEGFKGFTARNIAKKMGISTQPIYLEFKNMEDLKNTLLDVIFQQLEEEVFPVERTGDKIIDLGLNYIYFAKKNHSLYMALYIDEHGNGQKMHDFSYNYFRKLLKEDARYKDLSEEYIDALHTGTWVTITGIASLMSSSIMHPTEEQIISIIKTTVDSVLAIENPEKIR; the protein is encoded by the coding sequence ATGAGAAGAAAAGTCTATACGAAGGATCAAATTCTGAAAGCTGCATATGAAGTTGTTGCTAAAGAAGGATTTAAAGGTTTCACTGCACGAAATATCGCGAAGAAGATGGGGATATCTACCCAACCGATTTACTTAGAGTTCAAAAATATGGAAGATTTAAAAAATACGCTATTAGATGTTATCTTCCAACAGTTAGAAGAAGAAGTGTTTCCTGTAGAGCGTACAGGAGATAAAATCATCGATTTAGGATTGAATTATATTTATTTCGCTAAGAAAAACCATAGCCTTTATATGGCTTTATATATCGATGAGCATGGAAATGGTCAAAAGATGCATGATTTTTCTTATAATTATTTCCGCAAGTTATTAAAAGAGGACGCACGTTATAAAGATTTATCGGAAGAATATATCGATGCACTGCATACTGGTACTTGGGTAACTATCACTGGTATCGCTTCATTGATGTCTTCTAGTATCATGCATCCTACAGAAGAGCAAATCATCTCGATCATCAAAACGACGGTCGATTCCGTACTTGCAATTGAAAATCCAGAAAAAATACGCTAA